From Polyangiaceae bacterium, a single genomic window includes:
- a CDS encoding serine/threonine protein kinase — MTAHRADSNDLVGRILGGRYQVKSRINSGGMGVLFEGIDLRSQAPVAIKLLAREFAASPEVVARFELEAHALERVRHPGVVRLLDASFEVGGDAYLVLELLEGESLGDFLHRRGALAADEVVRLVTQIAQGLHAAHRAGVVHRDLKPDNIMLVDGLEQRVKVLDFGICKVKGRPLTRQQVVLGTPDYMSPEQAQGRSGVDAAADQFALGVLAFEMLSGHVPFDADDPMQILYRVVHEPAPDLTAFAPWIPVEVNDVIQRALSKNPKGRFGSVLEFATVLRETVEACEAAFDEDERSSHARIRVMTPDVRRELPTPCVTPSSLPASGRVSIPVVPRYSGPMVRASVRDSSPPPSGVARTEPCPPPVFGDRDRMLASLHLLEDLLKGGGEPEAALSPELRRWLGGLTTFLPELTRACYGLTGRIEYSAPLLHAENVEHAYLLSRLEPGMTPEEAVDVSGLPRERALCLLAELCERGAVRFSRGAPAA, encoded by the coding sequence ATGACCGCTCACCGTGCAGACTCCAACGACCTCGTAGGCCGCATTCTTGGCGGCCGCTACCAGGTGAAGTCGCGCATCAACAGCGGGGGGATGGGCGTGCTGTTCGAGGGCATCGACCTGCGTTCGCAGGCTCCGGTAGCCATCAAGCTCCTCGCCCGTGAGTTTGCCGCCAGCCCCGAGGTCGTCGCGCGGTTCGAGCTCGAAGCACACGCCCTTGAGCGCGTGCGCCACCCTGGCGTCGTGCGTTTGCTCGACGCTTCATTCGAGGTCGGCGGCGATGCGTATCTGGTGCTCGAGTTGTTGGAGGGCGAGAGCCTCGGGGACTTCCTGCACCGTCGGGGCGCGCTCGCTGCCGATGAAGTCGTTCGGCTGGTGACGCAGATCGCCCAGGGTCTGCACGCCGCGCATCGCGCAGGCGTGGTGCACCGAGATCTCAAGCCCGACAACATCATGCTGGTTGACGGCTTGGAGCAGCGAGTGAAGGTGCTCGACTTCGGGATCTGCAAGGTGAAGGGACGCCCGCTCACGCGCCAACAGGTGGTGCTGGGAACTCCCGACTACATGTCACCCGAGCAAGCGCAGGGGCGCTCTGGGGTGGACGCAGCGGCAGATCAGTTTGCACTCGGGGTGCTGGCGTTCGAGATGCTGTCTGGACACGTGCCTTTCGACGCGGATGACCCGATGCAGATCTTGTATCGCGTGGTGCACGAACCAGCCCCAGACCTGACGGCGTTTGCGCCTTGGATCCCCGTGGAAGTAAACGACGTGATCCAGCGTGCGTTGAGCAAGAACCCCAAGGGGCGCTTTGGGAGCGTGCTGGAGTTTGCGACCGTGCTTCGTGAGACGGTCGAAGCCTGCGAAGCGGCGTTCGACGAGGACGAGCGCTCGAGTCACGCGCGGATCCGAGTGATGACCCCGGACGTGCGGCGCGAGCTGCCCACGCCGTGCGTGACCCCCTCCTCGCTGCCGGCGTCGGGCCGGGTCTCGATCCCGGTTGTTCCGCGCTACTCCGGGCCGATGGTTCGCGCTTCGGTCAGGGATAGCTCTCCGCCTCCCAGCGGCGTCGCACGCACCGAACCCTGTCCTCCGCCGGTGTTCGGTGACCGGGATCGCATGTTGGCGAGCCTGCATCTCCTCGAGGATCTACTGAAGGGAGGCGGTGAGCCGGAGGCCGCGCTGTCGCCCGAGCTACGGCGCTGGCTTGGGGGGCTAACCACCTTCCTTCCAGAGCTGACGCGCGCTTGCTACGGCCTGACGGGGCGCATCGAGTACAGCGCGCCGCTGCTCCACGCGGAGAACGTCGAGCACGCCTATCTGCTCTCGAGGCTCGAGCCGGGGATGACCCCCGAAGAAGCCGTAGATGTGTCGGGATTGCCGCGCGAACGCGCGCTGTGCCTGCTCGCGGAGCTGTGTGAGCGCGGCGCTGTACGCTTCTCTCGAGGGGCGCCAGCAGCCTGA
- a CDS encoding PAS domain S-box protein has product MIVLVLKPQRLSDELKQTLEGAGFELSTTSGAPDVVLFDRSHDLPGLRGRFPEAWLVELGDVDAPALLDADDTWLPQDRELGRRVRVAVQRTQLKQEAQLYREMVETSPAGFFRTEHSRLTFVNESFWRMLEYEDSSTLLGQDVVAQYADPGDWQGLIDTLKDQRRVKAFEITAVTSAGRHRRLLLSANRAGDTVVGSLVDVTQVKRVEADLRASEELIERLLDGVPGGVVFVGLDGSVGMGNAEAQRILGLSYDELTQRYVTDFSTVTLREDGSPLPAEEYPVSQALLTGREQPPMVIGVRTPDGELSWAVFKAVPVRDPETGEHTGALVTILDITARKRAEENVQRSENRYRELVERSPDPISIVVKGKIAFANRTALGLVRANAASDVIGRSVFDFFDPARREALNHRSLEILDGASLAPFEERLLRLDGTDGWVELSATAVTFEGERALFVSSRDITARRDAENRLRRYEAQMQHTQKLESLGILAGGIAHDFNNLLVAIVGNADLARLRLGNTSPALECLDRIQAAAQRATDLTNQMLAYSGKSRFVVTEVDLSQLVAEMSELLGSVISKRATLHRDLAEGLPAVEADPTQLGQVVMNLITNASDALEGSEGDVFVSTRLVDVDRGFLQQTYLDEGLPEGRYVCLEVRDTGCGMDETTRSKIFDPFFTTKATGRGLGLAATLGIVRGHRGAMRIDTEIGSGTLFRIYFPCSNAPSSRAPSYATSIPPKAMAGAGILVVDDEAPLLEVLREQLAGMGFRVLTAESQQQTLELLARTESMVDVALVDVSLASGGEGRLLRQLIDIAPRLPIVLTSGYTEHEMRERVGGPLDQVVGYLQKPYTHATLKRALGRALR; this is encoded by the coding sequence ATGATCGTGCTCGTCTTGAAGCCGCAGCGACTCTCGGACGAGCTGAAACAAACGCTCGAAGGCGCTGGCTTCGAGCTCTCTACGACCAGTGGAGCTCCCGACGTCGTGCTCTTCGACCGCTCGCACGATCTCCCAGGACTTCGGGGACGCTTCCCAGAGGCTTGGCTCGTGGAGTTGGGCGACGTCGACGCGCCCGCGCTCTTGGACGCGGACGACACGTGGCTACCTCAGGATCGCGAGCTCGGTCGTCGAGTTCGCGTCGCGGTGCAACGCACCCAGCTCAAGCAGGAGGCCCAGCTCTACCGTGAGATGGTCGAGACGTCTCCCGCCGGATTTTTCCGCACGGAACATAGCCGACTCACCTTCGTCAACGAGTCCTTCTGGCGCATGCTCGAGTACGAAGACTCGAGCACGCTCCTCGGCCAAGACGTCGTAGCGCAGTACGCCGACCCAGGGGACTGGCAAGGCCTGATCGACACGCTCAAGGATCAGAGACGGGTGAAGGCCTTCGAGATCACCGCGGTGACCAGCGCAGGCAGACATCGCCGCCTTCTGTTGTCGGCCAATCGCGCCGGCGACACGGTGGTCGGGTCGCTCGTAGACGTGACCCAGGTGAAGCGAGTCGAGGCCGATCTCAGGGCGAGTGAAGAACTGATTGAGCGCCTGCTCGACGGGGTTCCGGGTGGGGTCGTGTTCGTCGGCCTGGATGGGAGCGTGGGCATGGGGAACGCAGAGGCTCAACGCATCCTGGGCCTCTCCTATGACGAGCTCACCCAGCGCTACGTAACCGACTTCAGCACTGTCACGCTCCGCGAAGACGGCAGCCCACTCCCCGCTGAAGAGTACCCGGTCAGTCAGGCGTTGCTGACCGGACGAGAACAGCCTCCGATGGTGATTGGAGTTCGCACACCCGACGGTGAACTCAGCTGGGCGGTGTTCAAGGCGGTCCCCGTCCGCGATCCAGAAACCGGCGAGCACACCGGAGCGTTGGTGACCATCCTGGACATTACCGCAAGGAAACGTGCGGAGGAGAACGTCCAGCGCAGCGAAAATCGCTACCGCGAGCTGGTCGAGCGCTCCCCTGACCCGATCTCGATCGTGGTTAAGGGCAAGATTGCTTTCGCCAATCGCACCGCGCTTGGGCTCGTTCGAGCGAACGCTGCGAGCGACGTGATCGGTCGTTCGGTCTTCGACTTCTTCGACCCGGCGCGGCGCGAGGCTCTGAACCATCGCAGCCTGGAAATCCTGGATGGAGCGAGCCTGGCGCCGTTCGAAGAGCGGCTACTTCGCCTCGATGGAACTGACGGTTGGGTGGAGCTGTCAGCTACGGCGGTCACGTTCGAAGGTGAACGAGCCTTGTTCGTCTCGTCTCGAGACATCACGGCGCGCCGAGATGCCGAGAACCGTCTGCGTCGGTACGAGGCGCAGATGCAGCACACACAGAAGCTCGAGTCTCTGGGCATTCTCGCGGGAGGCATCGCGCACGACTTCAACAACCTCCTGGTAGCGATCGTGGGCAACGCCGACCTCGCGCGGCTGCGCCTGGGGAACACCTCTCCCGCGCTGGAGTGCCTCGATCGCATCCAGGCGGCGGCCCAGCGCGCAACCGATCTCACGAACCAGATGTTGGCCTACTCGGGCAAGAGCCGCTTCGTCGTCACGGAGGTCGACCTAAGCCAGCTGGTGGCAGAGATGAGCGAGCTTCTCGGCAGCGTGATCTCCAAGCGAGCGACCCTACACCGCGATCTCGCGGAGGGACTGCCAGCGGTCGAGGCCGACCCCACTCAGCTGGGACAGGTCGTGATGAACCTCATCACGAATGCGTCTGATGCACTGGAGGGTAGCGAGGGCGACGTCTTCGTGTCGACGCGACTCGTGGACGTGGACCGCGGATTCCTGCAGCAGACCTATCTCGACGAAGGCCTGCCGGAGGGGCGATACGTCTGCCTCGAAGTTCGCGACACTGGCTGCGGGATGGACGAAACGACCCGCTCGAAAATCTTCGATCCATTCTTCACGACCAAGGCGACGGGGCGCGGCTTGGGCCTCGCGGCAACGCTCGGCATCGTCCGTGGGCACCGCGGCGCGATGCGCATCGACACCGAGATCGGCTCAGGCACCCTGTTTCGCATCTATTTTCCCTGCAGCAATGCACCCTCGAGTCGCGCGCCAAGCTACGCCACGAGCATCCCGCCCAAGGCCATGGCCGGCGCGGGGATCTTGGTAGTCGACGATGAAGCACCGTTGCTCGAGGTGCTGCGCGAACAGCTGGCCGGCATGGGATTCCGCGTGCTGACCGCTGAAAGCCAGCAGCAAACCTTGGAGCTTCTCGCTAGAACGGAGTCGATGGTCGATGTAGCCCTGGTCGACGTAAGTCTGGCGAGTGGAGGCGAAGGCCGGCTCTTGCGGCAACTGATCGACATCGCTCCGCGCCTACCCATCGTGCTGACCAGTGGCTACACCGAACACGAGATGCGCGAGCGCGTCGGGGGCCCGTTGGACCAAGTCGTGGGTTACCTGCAAAAGCCGTACACCCACGCGACCCTCAAGCGCGCCTTGGGTCGAGCGCTGCGCTGA
- a CDS encoding ATP-grasp domain-containing protein: MANPQLFHRLLIANRGEVAVRIARACDALGIEPVFAYSEADRHAAYLEGRRGVCLGPGRASDSYLDAARVVQAAKQTDCSALHPGWGFLSENSAFASLCEAHGVSFVGPPAHVMHLMGTKSPAKRAMRQAGLTLIPGSDGPLRSAEHAKSVAEEVGLPVLIKAESGGGGRGMKIVRQLAEMEEAFHAAQREGQAFFGDPRVYLEKLVEGGRHIEIQVIADRYGNVCHLGERDCTIQRNHQKLIEESPSPVLDDAERERTLQSAVKAVRDIGYVGAGTLEFLLDTQSAAPGQPAVLRFMEMNTRLQVEHCVSEMRSGIDLVREQLLVAAGHPLSFEQADIKLSGHAIECRINAEDPSLGFRPSPGTISKWKLPDLRDGSIRVDTHVLEGYTIPPHYDSLICKVIAHADDREAATRTMLEALGELECEGVKTTIPMHQAVLASAEFAENRYDTSSIPGGSYLARA; encoded by the coding sequence ATGGCTAACCCTCAACTGTTTCACCGCCTGTTGATCGCAAACCGGGGAGAGGTCGCCGTTCGCATCGCTCGCGCCTGCGACGCTTTGGGCATTGAGCCAGTCTTCGCTTACTCGGAAGCGGATCGACACGCGGCGTACCTCGAGGGGCGCCGCGGCGTGTGTCTTGGGCCGGGGCGCGCTTCGGATAGCTATCTCGATGCCGCTCGGGTCGTTCAAGCCGCCAAGCAGACCGATTGCTCGGCGCTACACCCAGGCTGGGGTTTCCTCTCGGAAAATTCAGCCTTTGCGAGCCTATGCGAGGCGCACGGCGTCAGCTTCGTCGGGCCTCCCGCTCACGTGATGCACCTGATGGGAACCAAGTCGCCCGCCAAGCGCGCGATGAGGCAGGCTGGCCTGACGCTGATCCCGGGAAGTGATGGCCCACTGCGCTCCGCGGAGCACGCAAAGAGCGTCGCAGAAGAGGTCGGCCTACCCGTGCTGATCAAGGCTGAGAGTGGCGGTGGTGGTCGCGGTATGAAGATCGTCCGCCAGCTCGCCGAGATGGAGGAGGCGTTTCACGCCGCTCAGCGCGAGGGTCAGGCGTTCTTCGGGGACCCGCGTGTCTACCTGGAGAAGCTGGTCGAGGGTGGGCGCCATATCGAGATCCAGGTGATCGCAGATCGCTACGGCAACGTCTGCCACTTGGGTGAACGCGACTGCACGATCCAGCGCAACCACCAGAAGTTGATCGAAGAGTCACCCTCCCCGGTGTTGGACGACGCAGAGCGCGAGCGCACCCTGCAAAGCGCGGTGAAGGCAGTTCGGGACATCGGCTATGTCGGCGCCGGAACTTTGGAGTTCCTGCTAGACACCCAGAGCGCTGCCCCGGGACAACCCGCGGTCCTGCGCTTCATGGAGATGAACACCCGCCTGCAGGTGGAGCACTGCGTGAGCGAGATGCGCAGTGGAATCGACTTGGTAAGGGAGCAACTGCTGGTCGCCGCCGGGCACCCGCTAAGCTTCGAGCAGGCGGATATCAAGCTCAGCGGACATGCGATCGAGTGCCGTATCAACGCTGAGGACCCGAGCCTTGGCTTTCGTCCGTCCCCGGGCACCATCAGCAAATGGAAGCTCCCGGACCTTCGTGACGGCAGTATCCGCGTGGATACTCACGTCCTCGAGGGTTATACAATTCCACCTCACTACGACAGCCTCATCTGCAAGGTCATTGCCCACGCGGACGACCGCGAGGCGGCGACCCGAACGATGCTCGAAGCATTGGGGGAGCTGGAGTGTGAAGGCGTGAAGACCACCATCCCAATGCACCAAGCCGTACTCGCTTCGGCGGAGTTTGCAGAGAACCGCTACGACACGTCCAGCATCCCCGGAGGGAGCTACCTCGCGCGCGCCTAG
- a CDS encoding propionyl-CoA carboxylase: protein MAHIPLSPIGKPRAAALDDQSYNQNLERAVQLEERLMARRAEVHAGWGEKYKERVHAKGKLTARERIELLKDPDSRIFEVGTFVNFEDEFPGGLKSPGAGVVTAFTLVSGRWCMVIANDNTVASGSWWPRTPEKIQRAQTMALRLRIPTLYLVDCSGLFLPEQSKSFPGAHGAGHIFKMNSLLSAHGVPQIAGVFGDCIAGGGYMPIISDRVYMTEQAYMVIAGAALIKGAKSQKMTSLSIGGPEVHVHQSGCADVRVPNDDVLIDCMRREVERLPTSAAEFYRHGSGAMPPREPASELLGLLPTDHRVAYDANQVLARLCDQSLFWEVLPEVGEEMICGVGRVGGLYAGFVINRQGLVGDPEHPGKQRPSAILYRAGIAKISAFSRACNADGIPLIWLQDISGFDIGLEAERQGLLAYGSSLIYTNSTNDVPMFTVLLRKASGAGYYAMSGLPYDPVVQLSTPISRLSVMEGRTLAIAAYNTKLDDDFEIITKDAEERANIEAGMKQVEQRIEGDMDPYVAARQMDTDEIVSLGELRAYLEMLVEASYQNTGSRRIKNPRIWSLHDLAVLVQEVR, encoded by the coding sequence ATGGCCCACATCCCCTTGAGTCCCATCGGTAAGCCACGCGCAGCCGCGTTGGACGACCAAAGCTACAATCAAAACCTCGAACGGGCTGTGCAGCTCGAGGAGCGCCTCATGGCTCGACGCGCGGAGGTCCACGCCGGCTGGGGCGAGAAATACAAAGAACGCGTTCACGCGAAGGGCAAGCTCACCGCTCGAGAGCGCATCGAGCTCTTGAAGGATCCGGACTCACGCATCTTCGAGGTTGGCACCTTCGTAAACTTCGAAGACGAGTTCCCCGGCGGCCTGAAGTCTCCAGGCGCTGGTGTCGTCACGGCCTTTACGCTGGTGAGTGGGCGCTGGTGTATGGTGATCGCCAACGACAACACGGTGGCTTCCGGTTCCTGGTGGCCGCGCACGCCGGAGAAGATCCAGCGCGCGCAGACCATGGCGCTACGCCTGCGCATCCCCACGCTCTACCTCGTCGACTGCAGCGGCCTGTTCCTCCCGGAACAGTCCAAGAGCTTTCCAGGCGCGCACGGCGCGGGCCACATCTTCAAGATGAATAGCCTGCTGTCCGCCCACGGCGTCCCGCAAATCGCCGGAGTGTTCGGCGACTGCATCGCCGGTGGCGGGTACATGCCCATCATCAGTGATCGCGTGTACATGACCGAGCAGGCGTATATGGTGATCGCCGGCGCAGCGCTGATCAAAGGCGCTAAGAGCCAGAAGATGACGAGCCTAAGCATCGGTGGCCCGGAGGTGCACGTACATCAAAGCGGATGCGCCGACGTTCGGGTCCCCAACGACGACGTGCTGATCGATTGCATGCGTCGGGAGGTCGAACGGCTACCGACCAGCGCAGCGGAGTTCTACCGTCACGGCTCAGGGGCGATGCCGCCTCGCGAGCCAGCGAGCGAGCTGCTCGGTCTGCTTCCAACCGACCACCGCGTCGCGTACGACGCGAACCAGGTGCTTGCCCGGTTGTGTGATCAGAGCCTGTTCTGGGAAGTGCTGCCAGAGGTTGGCGAAGAGATGATTTGCGGCGTCGGACGCGTCGGCGGGCTCTACGCTGGATTCGTCATCAATCGCCAAGGTTTAGTGGGAGATCCAGAACACCCCGGCAAGCAGAGGCCCTCTGCGATTTTATACCGTGCCGGGATCGCGAAGATCTCCGCATTCTCCCGCGCGTGCAACGCAGACGGCATCCCGCTGATTTGGCTGCAAGACATCTCCGGCTTCGACATCGGGCTCGAAGCGGAACGTCAGGGGCTCCTGGCCTACGGTTCGAGCCTCATCTACACGAACTCGACGAACGATGTGCCGATGTTCACCGTGTTGCTGCGTAAGGCATCGGGCGCCGGCTACTACGCCATGAGCGGCCTGCCGTACGACCCGGTCGTGCAGCTATCCACGCCGATCTCCAGGCTGAGCGTGATGGAGGGGCGCACGCTGGCCATCGCCGCGTACAATACCAAGCTCGACGACGACTTCGAGATCATCACCAAGGACGCCGAGGAGCGGGCGAACATCGAAGCCGGCATGAAGCAAGTAGAGCAGCGTATCGAGGGCGATATGGACCCATACGTTGCCGCACGGCAAATGGACACCGATGAGATCGTGTCCCTTGGCGAGTTGCGCGCGTACCTTGAGATGCTCGTCGAAGCTAGCTACCAGAACACAGGTAGTCGACGCATCAAGAACCCGCGTATCTGGTCGCTGCATGACCTCGCCGTGTTGGTTCAGGAGGTGCGGTAA